The genomic region CTGACCCAGGTCTCCTACTCCGAGCCGGCCGGCGACCTGATCCCGGTCGCGGACCGCAGCGCGCCGTTCTCGGCCGGAGGCGCACCCGAGGAGCACAAGCCCTAGTCATGTCCGGTTCCCGCGCCCGGTCGGGCGTCCTGCTCGCCTGCCTGCTCCTGCTGCTTCCCGGCTGCTCCTCGCTGGGCGGCACCAACGACGGCGGATACATCTCCGGCGAGGGGCGGGTCGTGCAGTTCGAGCCCGGTGACCGGTCCGACCCGATCGAGCTGGCCGGGAAGACCCTGGAGGGCGACCCGATCGACCTCGCCGAGCGTCGGGGCGAGGTGGTCGTCGTCAACGCCTGGTGGTCCGGCTGCCCGCCGTGCCGCACCGAGATGCCGATGCTGGTGGAGGCCGAGCGCGAGCTCGCCGAGCTCGACGTCTCGTTCGTGGGCGTCAACATCCGCGACAACAGCCCCGCCAACGGGCTGGCCTTCCAGCGCCAGTTCGGCGTGGACTACCCCTCGATCTATGCAGTCGACGGTCAGGCCCTGCTGGCGTTCTCCGGCGTGACCAACCTGCGCACGATCCCCACGACGCTGGTCCTGGACCGTGAGGGCCGGGTCGCGGCGCTGGTCAACGGCGACATCCCCTCGAAGCTGACGCTGGTCGACGTGGTCGAGGAGGTCGCGGCGGAGGACGCCCCGGCCGGCAGCGGGGCGTGAGCCGTGGGTGAGACGTTCAGCGACATCGCCGGCTCCGGCGCGCTGGTGCTCGCGGTCCCGGTCGCGCTGCTGGCCGGCCTGGTCTCGTTCTTCTCGCCCTGCGTGATCCCGCTGCTGCCGGCGTACCTGTCCTACGCGACCGGGCTCTCCGGCGCGGACCTGGCCGCCGACGCCGCGAGCGGTCGGGTCCGGCGCGGCCGGATGCTGCTCGGCTCGGTGCTGTTCGTGCTGGGCTTCAGCTCCGTCTTCGTGCTGCTCGGCGTCGCCAGCGGCAGCGTGGCGTACTGGTTCAAGGTCAACGACGACACCCTCGACATCGTGCTCGGCCTGGTAGCGATCGTGCTCGGACTGGCGTTCATGGGCCTGGTGCCGTTCCTCCAGCGCGACGTGCGGGTGCACAAGGTGCCGTCGGTCGGGCTGGCCGCCGCGCCGCTGATCGGCTTCCTGTTCGGCCTGGGCTGGACCCCGTGCGCCGGTCCCACGCTGGGCGTGATCAGCACGCTCGCGTACGCCGAGGGCACCGCCGGCCGCGGGGCCCTGCTGCTCGGCGCCTACTCCGTCGGCATCGGGCTGCCGTTCATCCTGGCCGGGCTGTTCTGGGACCACGCCACCCGGGCCCTGGCGGTGCTGCGTCGCCACCAGCAGTGGCTGACCCGGATCGGCGGCGGGATGCTGATCCTGGTCGGGCTCGCGCTCCTCACCGGCTGGTGGGACTGGGCAGTCACCTGGCTCCAGCTGCACCTGATCAGCGACTTCGAGGTGTCGGTGTGAGCACCCGCAGGCCTCCGGCCGAGACCACCCCCGACCCCAGCACCCCCGACGAGACCCAGGGCGAGACCGTGGACCCATCGCGCCGCTCCGGCGAGCTGACCTTCCGTGAGCTGCTGCGCTGGGCGTGGCGCCAGCTCACCTCGATGCGCACCGCGCTGGTGCTGCTGCTCCTGCTGGCGCTGGCCGCGGTGCCGGGCTCGATCATCCCGCAGGAGGGGGTCGACTCCCTCAAGACCAGCCAGTGGCAGGAGGAGCACCCCGACCTGACGCCGGTCTACGAGCGGCTCGGGCTCTTCGACGTCTACGACGCGCCCTGGTTCTCCGCGATCTACATCCTGCTGATGATCTCGCTGGTCGGCTGCATCGTGCCGCGGCTGTTCGTCTACGCCCGCGCCCTGCGCGCCGCCCCGCCCCGGGCCCCGCGCAACCTGTCCCGGCTGCCCGACTCCACGGCGTACACGACCTCCGAGGACGTCGACGCGGTGCTGTCGCGGGCCCGGACCGTGCTGCGCGGGCGCCGCTACCGGGTCCGCGCCGCCGAGCTGGACGACCCGGGGGAGGGCGCGGTCAGCAGCGAGCGTGGCCACCTGCGCGAGGCCGGCAACCTGGTCTTCCACCTCTCGGTGCTCGTGGTGCTGGTCGGCTTCGCGATCGGCAGCCTGTTCGGCTACAAGGGCGGCGTGCTGCTGGTCGTCGGGCAGGGCTTCTCCAACAGCCTGACCCAGTACGACGACTTCGTGCCCGGCGACCTGTTCGACGCCGACGAGATGGAGCCGTTCTCGTTCACCGTCGACGAGTTCGACGTCGACTGGCTCCTCGACGGTCCCCGCAAGGGCATGGCCCAGGGGTTCAGCGCCGACCTGCGCTACCGGGAGCGCCCCGACGCCGAGGAGAAGTCCTACGACCTGCGCGTCAACCACCCGCTCGCGATCGGCGACACCGAGGTGTTCCTGATCGGCCACGGCTACGCCCCGGTGATCACGGTCCGCGACGGCACCGGCGAGGTCGCCTACAGCGGCCCGACGATCTTCCTGCCCCAGGACCAGGGGCTGCTCTCCTTCGGCGTCGTGAAGGCACCCGACGCCCGGCCCGCCCAGATCGGCCTGGAGGGGCTGTTCTACCCGACGTTCATCAACGTCGACGGCGACCCGACGAACCTGATGGGCGACCTGAACAACCCGCTGCTCTCGATGCTCGTCTACACCGGCGACCTCGGCCTCGACGACGGCTCCCCGCAGTCGGTGTACGTGCTGCCGAAGGGGGACGCCGAGCAGGTCCGCAACGCCGACGGGGAGCCGCTGCGCCTGGACCTGCAGGAGGGCCAGACCGCCGAGCTGCCCGACGGTCTCGGCTCGGTCACCTTCGAGGGCGTCGAGCAGTGGAACCGGCTCCAGATCAGCCAGACCCCCGGCAAGGAGCTGGCCCTCGGCGGCGTCGTGCTGGCCCTGATCGGCCTGTGCGGGTCGCTGTTCATCCGCCCGCGGCGGGTCTGGGTTCGTGCTCGCCGGGTGGACGGGGAGACACTGGTGGAGATCGCCGCGCTCGACCGCTCCGGCGGGGGCGACGTCACCGCCGAGATCCAGGCCGTCGCCGACGCCCTGCGTGACGCGCCGGCCGAGCCGGCCGCCCCCGACCACCACCAGTCAGCCGCAGCACCCCGGTCCAAGGAGGACTCGTGACCAACTCCGCGTGGGAGACGTTGAGCAACCAGGCGGTCGCCGCCTGTGGCGTCGTGTACTTCCTGGCCCTGCTCGCCCACCTCGTCGAGTGGTCGGCCCTGCGCCGGCTGCCGGTCACCGCCGGCTCGATCCCGGCCGCCGAGGCCACCCGCACCGCCGATCGGGGCGACGGGTCCGTCGCGGTGGCCGAGGGCGGGCCCGCCGACCCCGACACCGAGCGCCGTACCGCGCTCTTCGGGCGGCTCGGGCTGCTGCTGCTCGTGCTCGCGACAGCCGTGCACTTCGTGGCGCTGCTGGGCCGCGGCATGGCCGCCGACCCGAACCGGGTGCCGTGGGGCAACATGTACGAGTTCACGCTCTCGGGCACCTTCGTGGTCAGCCTCGGCTACCTGCTGCTCTACCGGAAGTTCCAGCTGGCCTGGATGGCGCCGATCGTGGCCTTCGTCGAGGTCGGGCTGCTGATGGCCGCGGTGATCTGGCTGCACGACGAGGTCGCCCCGCTGGCCGAGGCGCTCAACTCCCCGTGGCTGGTCCTGCACGTGGTGTCCGCGGTGATCGCGACCGGCGCCTTCACGCTGGGCGGCATCACCTCGGTGCTGTTCCTGCTCAAGGAGCGGGCGCTGCGCAAGGGCTCGACCGGCGGCTACCTCGCCCGGGTGCCCGGCCCCGACCGGCTCGACCTGATCTCCTACCGGATGCACGCCTTCGCGTTTCCGGTGTGGACGTTCGCGGCCCTGATCTCCGGCCCGATCTGGGCGCACCAGGCCTGGTCGTCGTACTGGAACTGGGACCCCAAGGAGGTCTGGGCCTTCATCACCTGGGTCGTCTACGCGGCGTACCTGCACGCCCGCGCGACGGCCGGCTGGAAGGGCCGCCACGCCGCGATCCTGGCGCTGGTGGGCCTGGCGACGCTGTGGTTCAACTTCATCGGGATCAACTTCTTCTCCACGACCAGCCAGCACTCCTACGCCGACGCCGCTCCGGCGATCGAGGCGCCGGCCGTGCCGGGCCTCGAGGCGCAGGGCCCGCCTGGCGCCGGCTGACGTCCGGGCTCAGGAGGCCTCGGGCTCCTCAGGGGGCCTCGGGCTCCTCGGGGGCCTCGGGGTCCCGGCGCTTGCGGTCCAGGCCGCGCAGGAAGTCCTCGTCGTCGTCCGGCGCGACCATCCGGGGCGGCTGCGGCCTCGGGGAGCGCCGGCGCACGACTGCGCCCCCACGGCGCTCGGCGACCCGGACGACCAGGTAGACCAGCA from Nocardioides pantholopis harbors:
- the resB gene encoding cytochrome c biogenesis protein ResB, giving the protein MSTRRPPAETTPDPSTPDETQGETVDPSRRSGELTFRELLRWAWRQLTSMRTALVLLLLLALAAVPGSIIPQEGVDSLKTSQWQEEHPDLTPVYERLGLFDVYDAPWFSAIYILLMISLVGCIVPRLFVYARALRAAPPRAPRNLSRLPDSTAYTTSEDVDAVLSRARTVLRGRRYRVRAAELDDPGEGAVSSERGHLREAGNLVFHLSVLVVLVGFAIGSLFGYKGGVLLVVGQGFSNSLTQYDDFVPGDLFDADEMEPFSFTVDEFDVDWLLDGPRKGMAQGFSADLRYRERPDAEEKSYDLRVNHPLAIGDTEVFLIGHGYAPVITVRDGTGEVAYSGPTIFLPQDQGLLSFGVVKAPDARPAQIGLEGLFYPTFINVDGDPTNLMGDLNNPLLSMLVYTGDLGLDDGSPQSVYVLPKGDAEQVRNADGEPLRLDLQEGQTAELPDGLGSVTFEGVEQWNRLQISQTPGKELALGGVVLALIGLCGSLFIRPRRVWVRARRVDGETLVEIAALDRSGGGDVTAEIQAVADALRDAPAEPAAPDHHQSAAAPRSKEDS
- a CDS encoding TlpA disulfide reductase family protein, translating into MSGSRARSGVLLACLLLLLPGCSSLGGTNDGGYISGEGRVVQFEPGDRSDPIELAGKTLEGDPIDLAERRGEVVVVNAWWSGCPPCRTEMPMLVEAERELAELDVSFVGVNIRDNSPANGLAFQRQFGVDYPSIYAVDGQALLAFSGVTNLRTIPTTLVLDREGRVAALVNGDIPSKLTLVDVVEEVAAEDAPAGSGA
- the ccsB gene encoding c-type cytochrome biogenesis protein CcsB — protein: MTNSAWETLSNQAVAACGVVYFLALLAHLVEWSALRRLPVTAGSIPAAEATRTADRGDGSVAVAEGGPADPDTERRTALFGRLGLLLLVLATAVHFVALLGRGMAADPNRVPWGNMYEFTLSGTFVVSLGYLLLYRKFQLAWMAPIVAFVEVGLLMAAVIWLHDEVAPLAEALNSPWLVLHVVSAVIATGAFTLGGITSVLFLLKERALRKGSTGGYLARVPGPDRLDLISYRMHAFAFPVWTFAALISGPIWAHQAWSSYWNWDPKEVWAFITWVVYAAYLHARATAGWKGRHAAILALVGLATLWFNFIGINFFSTTSQHSYADAAPAIEAPAVPGLEAQGPPGAG
- a CDS encoding cytochrome c biogenesis CcdA family protein: MGETFSDIAGSGALVLAVPVALLAGLVSFFSPCVIPLLPAYLSYATGLSGADLAADAASGRVRRGRMLLGSVLFVLGFSSVFVLLGVASGSVAYWFKVNDDTLDIVLGLVAIVLGLAFMGLVPFLQRDVRVHKVPSVGLAAAPLIGFLFGLGWTPCAGPTLGVISTLAYAEGTAGRGALLLGAYSVGIGLPFILAGLFWDHATRALAVLRRHQQWLTRIGGGMLILVGLALLTGWWDWAVTWLQLHLISDFEVSV